One genomic segment of Panicum virgatum strain AP13 chromosome 2N, P.virgatum_v5, whole genome shotgun sequence includes these proteins:
- the LOC120659114 gene encoding uncharacterized protein LOC120659114: MSPLAGGHTWKICCYLDGAHKEDAGFISLYLSLADPGTSAAVHADVEFELVDQWPLLPLWCRHRKRLQVSPFQPGKSWGFPRFIGAGALEGGGSRSLKGDCFAIRCKVTVVEEQGAKEEEVQAEDMERIGVVCLCMDGSCSKLHSARPAQTFPEGKKIRYSRAVNLCPYSPIEAHLGR, from the exons ATGAGCCCATT GGCCGGCGGCCACACCTGGAAGATCTGCTGCTACCTGGACGGGGCGCACAAGGAGGACGCCGGCTTCATCTCGCTGTACCTGTCCCTCGCCGACCCCGGGACGAGCGCCGCCGTCCATGCCGATGTCGAGTTCGAGCTGGTCGACCAATGGCCGCTGCTGCCGCTCTGGTGCCGGCACCGGAAGCGCTTGCAGGTTTCCCCCTTCCAGCCGGGCAAGTCCTGGGGCTTCCCCAGGTTCATCGGCGCCGGTGCCCTCGAAGGCGGCGGCTCCAGGTCCCTGAAGGGCGACTGCTTCGCCATCCGGTGCAAGGTCACCGTCGTCGAGGAGCAGGgcgccaaggaggaggaggtgcaggcggAGGACATGGAGAGGATAGGTGTGGTCTGCCTGTGCATGGACGGCTCGTGCAGCAAGCTCCACAGCGCGAGGCCGGCCCAGACCTTCCCCGAGGGAAAAAAAATTAGGTACAGCAGGGCTGTAAACCTGTGCCCTTACAGTCCcattgaagcgcatctaggccgatag
- the LOC120659113 gene encoding BTB/POZ and MATH domain-containing protein 2-like codes for MPASAAMPSPPCDQEVLTMTVGSYLEATKLANGSCAKSALVHVGGHSWRVVFYPNGRLAGTTGFMSLYLLMDEDEGGGGAAAAAAVGDDVHVVFILMMCDVGGGARYLTSGKVAAAFGRKGDVCGYERFVSREHFVEFFKSSDASRSDANATSPFFRRAVGQSSEPAAEVSSSRSLATRPPPEPPVLRARAPPLSGLHADLGRLLATKEGADEEFEVGGKIFAAHKSVLAARSVVFKEEFFGPTKEKDTSYVLISDMHPESFKALLHFMYTDSLPEMTMNSVKEGAVLAEDLLIPAGRYNLRDLKSLTENKLSSHVGVSTVLLMLAIAEQYQCCKLKKMCLGFIGSRANAWAIMATNDIENLARSSPSAVKDVIVEILDTRMARSKRLIKAFIFACCFQMLLLVFIWYS; via the exons AtgccggcgtcggcggccatGCCGTCGCCACCGTGCGACCAGGAGGTGCTCACGATGACCGTCGGCTCCTACTTGGAGGCCACGAAGCTGGCCAACGGCAGTTGCGCCAAGTCTGCCCTGGTCCACGTCGGCGGCCACTCCTGGCGCGTCGTCTTCTACCCCAACGGGAGGCTCGCCGGCACCACCGGGTTCATGTCCCTCTACCTCCTGATGGACGAAGAtgaaggaggcggcggggcagccgccgccgccgcagtcgggGACGACGTCCACGTGGTGTTCATTTTGATGATGTGCGACGTGGGAGGCGGGGCGCGGTATCTCACGTCCGGcaaggtcgccgccgccttcggcCGGAAAGGGGACGTGTGTGGCTACGAGCGCTTCGTCTCGCGCGAGCACTTCGTGGAGTTTTTCAAGAGCAGCGATGCTTCGCGATCCGATGCGAATGCGACCTCACCGTTTTTCCGGCGGGCAGTCGGCCAGAGCTCGGAGCCAGCCGCCGAGGTGTCGTCGTCACGCTCTCTAGCCACTCGA CCGCCGCCGGAACCGCCCGTCCTGAgggccagggcgccgccgctgtcCGGGCTGCACGCGGATCTAGGCCGCCTCCTGGCGACGAAGGAAGGGGCAGACGAGGAGTTCGAGGTCGGCGGCAAGATTTTCGCCGCGCACAAGTCCGTGCTCGCCGCCCGGTCGGTAGTTTTCAAGGAGGAGTTCTTCGGCCCGACCAAGGAGAAGGACACCAGCTACGTGCTCATCAGCGACATGCACCCGGAGTCGTTCAAGGCCCTCCTGCATTTCATGTACACCGACTCGTTGCCGGAGATGACCATGAATTCAGTGAAAGAGGGGGCCGTGCTCGCCGAGGATCTCCTCATCCCCGCCGGCCGGTACAACCTGAGGGATCTCAAGTCACTGACGGAGAACAAGCTGAGCAGCCATGTCGGCGTGAGCACGGTCCTGCTGATGCTGGCAATAGCGGAGCAGTACCAGTGCTGCAAGCTGAAGAAGATGTGCCTAGGGTTCATTGGTTCTAGAGCCAACGCGTGGGCGATCATGGCGACGAACGACATTGAGAATCTGGCAAGAAGCAGCCCCTCTGCCGTGAAGGATGTGATCGTTGAGATTTTGGACACAAGGATGGCGAGGAGCAAGCGTCTCATCAAAGCTTTCATTTTTGCTTGCTGTTTCCAGATGCTtcttttggtgtttatttggtATTCTTAA
- the LOC120659112 gene encoding BTB/POZ and MATH domain-containing protein 2-like has protein sequence MYTDSLPATVMNAREEAAVIAQDLIVAADRYNLKDLKPVTENKLCKHSFSASTVLPMLLVAEHHQCWKLKDKCLVFIAAGRNTRAIMATDDVEHLARRCPSAVKEVLTKILDAREATPSNPLMVSVDASFYIYALIFMVPLGLCVLRVLFR, from the coding sequence ATGTACACCGACTCGCTGCCGGCGACGGTGATGAACGCGAGGGAAGAGGCCGCCGTGATAGCCCAGGATCTGATCGTGGCGGCTGACCGGTACAATCTCAAGGACCTGAAGCCGGTCACTGAGAACAAGCTGTGCAAGCACAGCTTCAGCGCAAGCACGGTGCTGCCGATGCTGCTGGTAGCCGAGCACCACCAGTGCTGGAAGCTCAAGGACAAGTGCCTGGTGTTCATCGCTGCTGGGAGGAACACGAGAGCGATCATGGCGACGGATGACGTCGAGCATCTGGCGAGGCGTTGTCCCTCTGCTGTCAAGGAAGTGCTCACCAAGATTCTGGACGCAAGGGAGGCGACGCCAAGCAACCCTCTGATGGTCAGCGTAGATGCCTCCTTCTACATTTATGCATTGATTTTCATGGTGCCCTTGGGCTTATGTGTTCTTCGTGTGTTATTCCGTTAA